The Nostoc sp. MS1 genome segment GCGTATAAAGTCAACTAACCAGTCATAACCCAAACCCGGTATTTTCAGAGAAGGAAAAACTGTTACCCATAACTCAATCCCATGCCGTAGTTCATCAGGTTTAACGGCTTCTCGTAACAGATGCTCAATTGGAGCAGGGTCAAAAATAGCATTTGAATTTTGCATTAAACCCTCTGTCACGAGAAAATCAAGCAGCCACTCTCGTAATGTTGGTGTAAATTTTTGAGCAGCGTAACTGAGAGTACGAAGAACTGCGCCATTATTTGGACGTAAAATTTCTACTTGACCAAGGCTATCCCAAAGTTGATTAAGACGCTGGGCAGCATAGGAGAAAGGGCGATAGGCTGAAAGAACAGCACCATTAAGAGCGCCAATGCTAGTTCCGGCGATAATTTGGGGTTCTATCCCTAATTCAGCAATATACTGAAGAGCGCCAGCTTGATACGCTCCTTTAGCACCCCCACCAGTAAGTACCAGTCCAAGTTGCGGTAATCGTGATTTCATTGG includes the following:
- a CDS encoding patatin-like phospholipase family protein, whose amino-acid sequence is MKSRLPQLGLVLTGGGAKGAYQAGALQYIAELGIEPQIIAGTSIGALNGAVLSAYRPFSYAAQRLNQLWDSLGQVEILRPNNGAVLRTLSYAAQKFTPTLREWLLDFLVTEGLMQNSNAIFDPAPIEHLLREAVKPDELRHGIELWVTVFPSLKIPGLGYDWLVDFIRASTGIDAHWLCVQDFTDDETVYNLLLASAAIPLAFPSRQVNGKHYVDGGLADNVPLRALVKRGCKNIIVIHLNNGAVWNRHDFPEQTVIEIRPEERINKSNTPLIGKIDSYLDFSFERITELKKSGYEDAKRCLVPIINTFECVQNQRLSHNLLIDSTQSLLNDSPL